The Desulfobotulus mexicanus genome window below encodes:
- a CDS encoding shikimate kinase, with translation MKKPIFLVGYRCVGKSTVAFHLARMLDVPWVDLDRDMEEHAGCSIEEFVQRHGWDAFRELEIFSLQRVLKAGFIVVATGGGIVTRPENIHTMRAQGLVFHLDAMSETVAARMAKDHKNGVVRPALKGFSALDEVQEIMASRAPLYAEAAHGTVKTDHLSPEDVALEIMQTLKQYLQ, from the coding sequence CCGCTGTGTGGGAAAAAGTACGGTGGCTTTTCATCTGGCCCGTATGCTGGATGTGCCATGGGTGGATCTGGACCGGGATATGGAAGAGCATGCAGGATGTTCCATCGAAGAGTTTGTGCAGCGTCATGGCTGGGATGCATTCAGGGAACTGGAAATTTTTAGCCTTCAAAGGGTGCTGAAGGCAGGCTTTATTGTTGTGGCCACGGGCGGCGGAATTGTAACCAGACCGGAGAATATTCACACCATGAGGGCGCAGGGGCTGGTTTTTCATCTGGATGCCATGTCGGAAACCGTTGCAGCACGTATGGCCAAGGATCATAAGAATGGTGTTGTCCGTCCTGCCCTAAAGGGGTTCTCCGCCCTTGATGAAGTGCAGGAGATTATGGCTTCAAGGGCACCTCTGTATGCTGAGGCCGCCCACGGGACGGTAAAGACGGACCATCTTTCGCCGGAAGATGTGGCCTTGGAAATTATGCAGACCCTGAAACAGTATTTGCAGTAA